In Clostridiaceae bacterium, the sequence ATTGACATAGAAAAAAACTATTGATATAATAAGTCCAACATCCTACGTTTGACATTGGGTAATTTTTTAAATATTTATAATTCATTAATTTTAAACTTAAGTAAATACAAAACTAACAAATCAAAGTAATATACAAATAATTCTTCATCTAGTGCAGAGGTACCAAGAAAGTTAGCAGTTATTTATTATAAATCTACCAATTATTTCAAAAAGGAGTATGTCAATATGAAAATTGCAGCAGTCTACACAAGCACTACCCCCGAGTTAATTGAAATGGTAAATCAACAATTAAATGCTCAATTTAAAGACGACAGTGTGACAATTGTGAGCTACCAGGATCCTAGTATTCTGCAGGAAGCCCGTGACAATGGTGGTGTTACACCTGGATGTGCCCGCCGGTTGTTGAATTTGTATGAACAGGCTGTAAAAGATGGAGCAAATATTCTGTTTAATATCTGTTCTTCGGTTGGCGATGTGGCAAAACTAGCAAAACCGTTATATGAGATGACAGGTGTTAAGTTTGTGCGCATTGATGAGGATATGGCTATGGAAGCAGTACGCAAAGGAAATCGTATAGGAGTAGTGGCCACACTTCGTACTACTCTTGAACCTACTAAACGTTTAATTCAGGATTGTGCAAAAGTCCTGGGAAAAGAAGTAGTTTTGGTTGATGCGTTGGCAGACGGCGCTTTTGGCCTGAATCAGGAAGATTTTAAGCAAATGTTGATTGATACTTGTTCTAAAGTAAAAGATCAAGTTGATATATTCTTATTCGCTCAAGGTTCTATGGCTTATGCTGAAGAAGCAGTGTCCAGAGCCGTAGGTATGCCAGTATTATCAAGCATAAGGTTCGGAACCGCAGCTGTAAGAAAAGCAGCGGACTCAATGAAATAAATGCATATTGTTTTTGTTTCTGTTCTATATTATAGGCGGCAGCCTTTAAATATAGTAAAGTAAATATAATGATAACAGGAGGAATATATCATGAAGAAAAAACTGGCTATTCTTTTATGCTTCGTGTTGCTATTTGTATTCACAGCATGCGGCAAAAACACTTCTGATAAGAGTGGAACATCAACTACAACCCCTTCAACCACACAAGAATCAAATGCTAATGAACCCATTGGCCCAAATATTACACTTAAAATCGGTTTCAGTACTAATGAGCAAGACCCACGTGGTTTAGCATCTCAGCTCTTTAAAAAGACAGTGGAAGAAAAAACCGGCAAAACCGTTACTGTTGAGATCTATCCTTCAGGACAGTTGGGAGGAGATGCCGCGCTAATTGAGGCTATGGCATTGGATTCAGGTACAGTAGATATTATTATTACTGACGCCAGCAATTTTGCAACATATGAGCCAAAGATGGGAATTTCTGCACTTCCATTTTTGTTTGAAAACTTTGAGGAAGCGTGGGCATTTATGGACAGCGACATAGTTGCTGAAGTAGAGAAATTGCTCTTAGATGACAATATCCGGGTGTTATCTCATTTCTGCAATGGTTTCCGCTGTGTTACAACATCAAAGGTTAAAGTTAACTCACCAGAAGATATGAAAGGAATGCTGATCCGTACCCCAGAGAATCCTGTTATCATGGCTACTATGCGTGCTTTGGGAGCCAATCCGCAGCCTCTTGCTTTTTCAGAACTCTATATGGCTCTTCAACAAGGTACTTATGATGCACAGGAAAATCCCATACCTGTTATTTATAATAATAAACTATATGAAGTTCAATCCTATCTTTCTGTGACAAACCATATTTATTCAGGTATGTGTTTTGCAATAGCTGAAAGCACCTGGAAGAAGATGAGCCCTGCACAGCAAGAGATTGTTGCCGCAGCAGCCAAGGAAGCTGAAAAATATAACCGTGAATTAAATAAACAAATGACAGAAGATTATATCAGCAAGCTTGAAGCTGAAAACATGACTATTATTACTCCTGAACTTGCTCCATTTGTAGAAGCGACCAAGGTTGTTGCCGAGAATCTGAAAGATTCCTATGGAGAAGAACTACTTGCAAAATTGGCTGAATGGCAAAAAAATAAATAAATTATATAAGGACCAACGGTAGGCAGGTGAGGTGAAGCACCATAAGCTTCACCTGCTTAATATATGTGGATAGAAAGGAGAGCAGTTATGCTCAAACTGCAAAAGGTAATAGATAAAACTGCTACCATAATAAGTAGCATTTTATTAGGAATAATGGTAGTTATTTTAATTTACAATGTGGCTGCCCGTTTCCTTGGCGGTGGTATCCGGTGGTATATGGAAGGTTCCCAATATCTGAATGTTTGGGCTATGTTCATTGCAGGCATTGGTATTTGTGTGACCACAGACCATTTAAGAATTTCCCTGATTGAAGATCTGCTTAAAGGTAAAATTAAGTTTGCAAATAAGATTATTGTAGGCATAATAAATTTTTCTTTCTATTGCTTACTGACTTACGGAACATATTTGCTTGCCAGCAAATCCAGGCAGGAAATATCAACCATGCCACCATTGAAAATGTCATATGTCTATTGGCTAATGCCTGTGGCATCTGCTTTAAGTGCAATTTCTGTAATTATCGGCTTAATTGTTGACTTAAATAATAAAGACAAAAAAGGGGGTTCTGCCTGTGATAGCATTTCTCATGATTAGTTTCTTCGTCCTTCTGGCATTGGGAGTTCCTATCGCAGTATCGTTAGGTTTGTCATCAATATTAGGAATACTTTTTATTGGCGGCAGCAATATGGTTACAGTAGGTCAACGTGTGTTTGAGGGTATGAACTCCTTTGCATTACTGGCTATTCCCCTTTATACATTTGCCGGCCTAGTTATGGGAAAGGGTGGGATCGCCCGCCGTATTATCAACTTTTGCTATTCTATAGCTGGCTATGTAATAGGAGGACTGGCTCATGTAAATGTACTTGCAAGTATGGTGTTCGCAGGTATTTCAGGATCTGCGGCTGCAGATACCGCTGGAGTAAGCGGGCTTTTGATGCCAGAAATGGTGAAGAAAAAATATAGCAAGGAATTTACTGTTGCTGTAACAGCCATTTCTTCAACTATTGGCATTATAATTCCCCCAAGCATACCAATGGTTGTATTGGGCGGTATTTTAGGCGTATCTACCGGGAAACTTTTCCTTGGTGGAATTATTCCGGGAATTATTCTTGGTATTGCTCAAATGATAGTGTCCTATTTTGTTGCTAAAAAAGAAGGGGTGCCTAAAGAAGAGGGTAAAATACAGTTTAAGCCTATTTTAGTAGCCTTAAAAGAATCTTTCCTGGCTATACTTATGCCATTTATAATTATTGGCTCTATAATGAGCGGAATAGTATCCCCTACAGAGGCTGGAGTTATTGCAGTTGTATACGGACTGATTGTTGGCGGACTGGTTTATAAGGAGTTAAAGTGGGAAGATATTAAAATAGCAATGCTGGAAACTGCCAAAACTTGCGGCAAAATATTTATAATAATTGGGGCAGCTGCATTATACACCAAGCTTTTAACTACTGCAGGCTTCCATATATTTGTAAGAGATTTTCTATTATCAATATCAACAAATCCTACAGTAATACTGTTAATTATATTATTAATTATATTGATAGTAACAACATTTATGGAAAGCATTGCAACACTTACGCTTTTAATGCCGGTACTGTTTCCTGTTACCCAGGCAGTGGGGATTGACCCAACTGTTTTCTGCGTTCTTGTTGTAGTATGCATAGGTGTAGGACTTGTAACTCCGCCGGTGGGTATGTGCCTTTATATAGCATGTGATCTCATGGATCTGGATATAATACCTGCTACCAAGGCTTTGCTTCCGTTTATATTCGCTACATTAATATGTATTTTACTATTTATATTATTCCCAGGATTAATACTATGGCCGGCAAGCTTTATCTAATATATGTTACTTAATGTGGCCTATATTATATAAGCATATTAAATGAAAGGACTATGTTATGAAACTAATCAATAGCGTTTGTACAAATTTATACTTCCCAAAATCCCGGAAAAACATTGATGAATTCCGCAGGATGGCATATTTTCTCGCTGAAAAGGGAATAGAGTGCATTGAATTTTACCATGACGGGGACAGCAGGGACAAGATAGGGAGTGTACTGCTTGATACAGGCCTTTCAAGTGTTTATATTGCAGTAATACCATCAAAAGAAAGCAGGTTGGATCTTTGCCACGAAAGTGAAGAAGGAAGAACTGCAGCAGTAAAGCTCTTTAAAAGCTGTATAGATGAGGCTCAGCATAATGGCATACCGGAGATAATGATGAATTCAGGAAGAATAGGAAACAATGTGGAAAAAGGCCTGGATTCTCTGGCAAAATCAATTGAAGAGCTATATGACTATGTTCAGCAGAAAAATTACAGCTTGTGCTTTTTGATGGAGCCTTGTGACAGCATTATGGAAGCCTTCCACCTTATTGGCCCATATGCCCGGACACTGGAATTTATGAAAAGAATGGATAATGCAGGTTTGCCTATAAAACTCACTTTGGATACTGCCCACACCGTTGAAGAAGGAGAGAATTTTTTAGAAGCTCTTAAAGCTGTAAAGCCTTATTGCAACCATATTCATTTTGCAAATTGCTTTATAAAAGACAGAAAGAATCCACTATATGGTGATAAACATCTGGGTTATGAATATCCGGATACTGAATGGATGATACCTGATCTGTCAAATTTATTTATTAGTTTAGAAGGCTTATATGGGCATGATGAAGATTTGCGTATAGGACTTGAAGCACTATGCCGCCAGGAAGATCCATATGAGTATTTCAACAGTGTTTGGGAAAGTTTAACCTTTCTTCATAAGAACTTAAAGGAGGAGAATAGCTATGACATCAGATGAGCTTCGCCGTATGGCAAACAGGTTGCGTTTGGATGTGGTTGAAGCGGTTCATGCTGTTGGAGACGGACATCCGGGGCCTAGTATGTCAATTGCAGAAATACTGTCTGTTTTATATTTTGATAAAATGAATATCAACCCCCAGAAGCCCCGTTGGCCTGAGAGGGATAGACTGATTCTGTCAAAAGGTCATGCTTGTCCAATTCTGTATGCTGCCCTTGCAAGAAAAGGATACTTTTCAATAGAGGAACTAAAAAAGCTTCGTATGTTTGAAGGAATGCTCCAGGGACATCCTGATATGAATAAGACACCAGGTATAGATATGACTTCAGGTTCCCTGGGAAATGGGATAGGTATTGGCCTGGGTATGGCTCTTGGATGCAAAATGCAGGGTCAAAAGAGCTTTATCTATGTCATAGTTGGAGATGGTGAACAGCAGGAAGGAGTTATTTGGGAGGCAGCTATGGCTGCAGCAAAGTATAAGGCGGGCAACTTAATTGTATTTGCTGACTGCAATAATAACCAGTCCGGTGGGAAAGTTACCGAGTTAAGCTCCCTTTATCCGGTAGCAGATAAATGGAAAGCTTTTCACTGGCATGTACAGACAATAGATGGCCATGATGTTGATGCCATAAAAGAAGCCATTGAAAAAGCAAAAGCAATTGAGGACAAACCATCCCTGATTGAGTGTATAACAATAAAAGGCAAAAATATACCCTATATGGAAAATAACAATGCATGGCATAAAAGAACACCGACAGCAGAAGAAGTAAGAATAGCAAGAGAAGCATTAGGAGGTGCCATATGAAGATAAAAAGTACAAGGGAAGCTGCAATAAGAGCCATTATAGAGGCAGCCGAAAAAGATGAGCGCATTATTGTTATATCTCCTGATTCAGTGCTTGCTGCACGTGCTGTTCCTTTTATGGAAAAATTCCCTGACAGGTTAATAGAAGTAGGTATAGCTGAACAAAATTCTGTTCTGGTGGCGGCGGGGATGGCGACCACAGGTTTGATACCTGTAGTAATTAGTTATGCAGGCTTCCTGACTATGCGAGCTTGTGAACAGATACGTACTTTTGTGGCATATCCCGGCCTCAATGTAAAATTCATTGGCTTGAATGGAGGTATGCTGGGAGGTGAGAGAGAAGGCGTTACGCACCAGTTTTATGAGGATGTCGGAATAATGCGTTCTATACCTGGCACAAAGATTATAGCTCCGGCTGATGCAGGGCAAACCTACAAGGCTGCAAAGGCTATGTTGGAAGTAGAAGGTCCGGTGTATCTTAGATTAGGAAGCGGACGGGAACCTGAAGTATTTCCTGATGAAACACCGTTTGAATTTGGAAAAATTCATATGGTTAAATGTTATGGATATGATGTTGCAATTTTCGCAAGCGGATTTATTATGAACCGGGCAGCAGAGGCATTGGAGAAGTTGAAGGAAGAGGGTATAAATGGTATACTAATTAATATTCCCACAATAAAACCAATGGATAGTAAAGCTATTGCACAGATACTGGAACAAACCAACTGTGCTGTAGCAGTAGAAGATCATAATTTCTTTTGCGGAATGTCCAGTGCCATATGCGAAATTGCATCCCATTATCATCCCTGCTATGTTATCCGTATTGGACTAAGGGATATTTATCCCTGCAGTGGACATGCGGATGTATTGCTGGATGCCTATGGTCTTTCCGTGCAGGCAATTGTAGATGGTGCGAAAGAGGCTATAAACAGGAAAAAGGAGAAGATTGTATAAGATATGGGAAAAAACACAGATTCAACTCAAGTGAATGATGGCAAAAAAAATCAATTTAGTTTAATGAAGCCGATGCCCACCAAGTCAGTGGTAGACCGTATAATTGAGAGAATTACCAATGCGATAATCAACGGAGAATTACAACCTGGACAACAAATACCTACAGAAACCGAGCTGTGTGAATCCATGCAGGTAAGCCGTAATTCTGTCCGTGAAGCAATAAAAGTGCTGGTAGCCATGGGTGTGCTGGAAATTCACCGGGCTGAGGGAACATTTGTAGCAAAAGGTTTTTCAGACCGTATGCTGGACCCTATGGTTTATGGTTTAATTCTTGAAGGTGGAAATTCTTCTCATATGATTGAACTAAGAAGGCTCTTTGAAGTGGGTATTTTAAAGCTTGCTATAGATAAAGCAACAGATGATGATATTGAACAGATGCAGAAAGCTTTGGCAGATTTGAAATCAGTTATAGAAAACTGTCCAAATAAAAATAAAATACTTGATGCTGATATAAAGTTTCATAAGGCGTTGGAGCATGCTATAAAAAATCCACTTGTGGAAAAAATCAGCCGTGTAATAGAACGACTGTCACGCCCTACCAGGGCCAGGGCAACAGAGCATTTTATCCGTACGAATGAATTGGATGAAATGTATGAGTTACACAAACAAATGCTTGATATTATTATTAGGAGAGATGAAACGTTAGTTGCAGAAACAATCGATAAACATTTCAAATATTGGAAATCAGAATTGCGTTGACAGAGGAGGAGCAATATGGAAGGATATTTTAAACGAGTTACTCGTATGACTCCTACACGTTTATGGATTAATAATGTAACAGTATCCCAGGCAAGAGTAGGTATTGCTGCAGGAGCAGTGGGCTGCACGCAAAACCCATCCTACGTATCAAAAATGCTTAAGGAAGAACCACAGTTGTGTGAACAGCTGATTGATAAATGGATTGAAAAGACAGATGATGATACAGAAGTTTTAATCCAGGTTCAGGCAGAACTGGTAGGTTTAATTGCCAGGGAATTTATGCCACTGTATGAATCAAGTCACGGTGAATTAGGTTATGTTACTATTCAAGGTGATCCTTTTCAGGAAAATACTGATGCTATAATGCGCCAGGCTGAGATAGCCAGGGCCTATGGGCCTAATATTATGGTCAAAATCCCTGTAGTGCCAGATGGTATTAAAGCAATTTCATCACTGGTAAAAATGGGAATCCCGGTATGCTGTACAGAAGTATTTGCCGTTCAGCAGGCCATTGATATTTGTGAAGCTTTACTCAAAGCAACAGAAGGCAACCCAAAGACAGTGGTCTATCTTGCACACATTGCCGGTATATATGATGAGTATCTTGGAAATTATGTGAAAGCTAACAATATTGATATTGAACCGGATATACTCTGGCATGCAGGAATTGCTGTAGCTAAAAAGGTTTATGAAACTGTTAAGGAACGCCGCTACCCGGTGGAATTTTTAAGTGGCGGAGCCCGCGGACTTCATCATTTCACTGAGATGGTCGGAGCTGAAGCCACAGTTACAATTAATTGGTCAGGAACCGGTGAAGAACTTGAAAAATCTAATCCTGTTGTGGTACAGCGTTTTCATATGCCAACCCCTTCATCAGTAATAGATGAGCTTTTAAGAAAATTGCCTGATTTTAGAAAAGGGTTCTTCCCTGGGGAATTATCACCTGAAGAATATGAGAATTTTGGCCCAGTTGCCTTATTCCGCAATACTTTTGAAAAAGCATGGAAACAGGCTTTAGTTGAAATTTCTCAACGGCGTAAATTTAAAAAATTTGGAAGTTAGAATTAATAAATTTTCATGAATAATTTTTATTGAAAAGGTCAATTATAATAGCGTAACGGGTACGTAATGGTTGAGTCAAGACTTATATATGTTCCGAAGGGGATATATATAGGTCGGCCAAAGATTGTATATATGTCTAAAGGCTGGTCCTACAGGCGTATATGCAGTCGGAGGGAAGATTCTATATAGTAGGGAAAGGTTTTATTATAGTCTGTATATGATTAGATTATAATAGGATCCCAACTTATTATATAGGGTCGAGCGAAGACCATGCAGAGTGCTGTTACGGTTATATGCAGCCGAGAGGTTGCATATAGCTGGGTAGGTATTTTGCATGGTCGAACGAACCATCATTATGGGTGATGAACTGCTTGGTTATGGCCGGAAGGTCATAGCTAGGTAATAAGTTATCTATAGTGGTGCAAGGTAGATCATTACGTGCTCGTTGTGTTTTATATGGAAATATCCTCACTTTCATATTCCCAGAACAGCTTTATATTTTTTCCTGAGTTTGTCTGTTTCATTTCATCTATTTTATTAAATAAATATATTGAAACTCTAAACAAAATATGTTAACATTACACAGTATAAAAACATTTGTGCGTGACAGGAGGACAGAAGGTAATATGTCGAAAAATTCAACTTGCTTTCTGGTTGACTCTTCTATATTACCTGAAGTTTTTTCAAAGGTGGTAGAAGTCAAAAGGTTATTAACAAAATACCCTGGTAAAACCGTAAATGAAGCGGTAAAAGAAGTAAATATAAGCCGCAGCGCTTATTACAAATATAAAGATTTTGTTTTTCCTTTCTATGAGACTTCAAGAGGCAGGATAATTACTCTACATTTAGTTGTAGAAGATTTTCCAGGCATATTATCCAATATATTAAATAAAATAGCCCTGTCAAAAGCAAATATTGTTACAATTAATCAAAATATTCCAATAAACGGATTGGCAGATGTAATTATATCAATTGAAACTGCAGATATGGAAATAAGTATAAAAGAACTTATGGATAGTATCAGCAGTATTGAAGGAGTTAGAAAACAGGCAATACTTGCAAGAGAATAGAGGGGAGTTAACAATGGTTGATATTGCTGTACTGGGATACGGAGTAGTGGGTTCCGGAGTGGTAGAAGTAATCAATACAAACCAAATGAGTATTAACGAAAAGGCCGGAGAAGAAATAAGAGTTAAGAAGATACTTGATATAAGGGATTTTAGTGATGATCCTAATAAAGATATAATAACAAACAATGCAGATGAGATTTTTGAAGATGAATCAATTAAAATTATAGTAGAAACAATAGGAGGTACAGGAGCAGCTTTAGAATATACAAAGCGGGCTTTTTTAGCGGGCAAGCATGTTGTGTCCTCAAATAAGGAATTGGTTGCTCTTCACGGGCCAGAACTGTTAAAAATGGCCAAGGAAAATAATGTTTACTACCTTTTTGAAGCCAGCGTGGGCGGTGGTATTCCGATTATCAGGCCGTTAAACCAATGTCTGGCCGCAAACGAAATTTATTCCATAACTGCAATACTAAATGGTACAACAAACTATATTATTACACAAATGAAAGATTCAGGTAAGAGTTTTTCATCTGCGTTGGAGAATGCGAAGAAGAATGGATACGCAGAGGCAAACCCTATTGCTGACATTGAAGGTCTAGACACATGCAGAAAAATCGCGATTCTGTCTTCTATTGCTTTTAATGAGTTTGTAGATTGCAGGAATATCTATACAGAAGGTATTAGCAAGCTGTCTTTGCTCGATTTTGAGTATGCCCTGCAGATGAATTCAGTAATCAAACTTATAGCTATAAGTGAAAAGAAAAATGATAAAATTCATGCAAGAGTAAGTCCTGCAATTATCAATAACAGCCATCCTTTGGCAAATGTGGATGATGTATTTAATGCCATATTAGTAAGAGGAAATGCAATAGGAGAAGTTATGTTTTATGGGCGGGGAGCAGGAAAATTGCCTACTGCCAGTGCTGTTGTAGCAGATATAATAGACATAATAAAACATGTTGACAGTAATGGAAGAAATATTTGGAAAAGGAAAGACTATAATAATATTGAAGATATAGATAATATGGAAACCAGGTTTTTTGTGAGAGTATCTGCAGGTGATATTGAACAGGCAAAGAACTTAATTATCCGGGAATTTGGGGAAGTAAACTTTATTTATCTGAACAAAAAGGAAACAGCGAAAGAAATTGCATTTGTTACCTGCAAAGATACCGAAAAAGCACATAAAGATAAATTTAGTAATTTAATGAACAGTGGTTTAATTGATAATATTGTGAGCTCAATCCGCATACTTGATGAGTGAAACTTGTTTTTAACAAAAATGATCTCTATTCTAAAAGGTATATAAGGTCCTGTTATCAATATTGATTGCGGACCTTATATACCTTTTAGTTGTTAATAATTTTCTTTTTTACAGCCTATTACTGGATTTTACTCTCTGTAATATCCATAACCACCGTTCCAGAACAACATCAGGAACAGGATGATGAAGAAAAGAATAGCGCAGTTATCATTAAATAAACCTTTTGAAATGCCTGACATATTACAGACCTCCCTTTTTACTGAGATTTACTGAGATAGTATATATTATTCCGGTGAACAAAAAAGGGTGACTATATCTGACATACTTTCCTGTTTAAGATTGCAAACAGTGCTCAAGTTCTCTATAATGTGTTATAACAAGTATTATGAATTACATAATGTTTGAGACATGAAACAAAAGTATAAAAATTTTGTCAAGCTATGGAGGTAAGCAAAATGAAAGTATTAGACTCCTTTTCATTAGAAGGGAAAGTTGCCTTGTTAACAGGTGGAGCAGGAAAATATGGCCGGCAGATAGCTTATGCTTTGGCAGAAGCTGGCGCTGAAACATATATGGCTTCCAGAAATGTTGAGAAACTTGAAATATTAGCTTCCGAACTCAGAGAACAGGGTTATAAGGCTAAAGCATTGTATTATGACCAGGGTAAAGAAGAAACTATACTTGCACTCAGAGATGAAATTTTGAAACAGAGTGGGAGAATTGATATATTAGTAAATAATGCTGTAGCAAGAACTACAAATGATTGGGATGATCCTGCAGAAAACTTTACAAAAAGTATGATTATTAATGGTACAGGCATTTTTTTAATGTGCAGAACATTCGGAGATGTAATGGCTGCCCAGGGTGGTGGTTCCATAATTAATATTGCTTCAATGATGGGCATGGTTGGACCTGATAAGAATAACTATGAAGGTCTTAATATGGGAAAATCAGCAGGAGATTATTATTTTCATAAGGCAGGAATGATTAATTTTACAAAATTCGTAGCAAGCAAGTACGGTGCAAGAAATGTACGCTGCAATGCAGTAAGTCCGGGAGGATTATTTGCCAATCAACCGGAGTTATTTGTTGAAAGATATAATAAAAGGACACTTCTTGGAAGAATGGCAAATGATACCGATCTTAAGGGTGTTATTGTATTTCTGGCTTCTGATGCTTCCTTGTATATTACCGGAGCAAATATACCTGTTGATGGGGGATATACAGCAATATAGGGATTATAATAATACACTATTTATACTGTTCAGAGTACTTGTTAATGATTTAACAATATGATAAGATATAGTCAGACTGTTTTTTAAAAGGTGGTCATAAGATGAAAATCAGAGAAATAATAGAAATACTTGATGCGAAACTCCTTACCGGATCAGATGGAATGGAACAGGAAATAATTTCAGCCTGCGGATCCGACCTTATGAGTGATGTAATGGCATATGTGAAAGAAAGTAATATTATGCTACTTACCGGACTGGTTAATCCTCAGGTTATCCGTACTGCTGAAATGATGGATATTAAAGCGGTAGTTTTCGTAAGAGGGAAAATACCTGGAGAAAATATTATTAAACTTGCAGAACAAATGAATATTGTAGTATTATCTACAAAACTTCCTATGTTTACTGCTTGTGGAAGACTTTATAGCGCAGGGATAACAGGACGGTGCACTTATAATGGATAAAGAATCATCCATTAACCTGAGTTTTATTTTACCGGATGATGATTTCAGAGTAGCCGGAGAGGCCTCCAGCAGTGTAAAAAAAGTATTGAGCCATCTTGGAA encodes:
- a CDS encoding SDR family oxidoreductase, with amino-acid sequence MKVLDSFSLEGKVALLTGGAGKYGRQIAYALAEAGAETYMASRNVEKLEILASELREQGYKAKALYYDQGKEETILALRDEILKQSGRIDILVNNAVARTTNDWDDPAENFTKSMIINGTGIFLMCRTFGDVMAAQGGGSIINIASMMGMVGPDKNNYEGLNMGKSAGDYYFHKAGMINFTKFVASKYGARNVRCNAVSPGGLFANQPELFVERYNKRTLLGRMANDTDLKGVIVFLASDASLYITGANIPVDGGYTAI